The Streptomyces sp. NBC_01775 genome includes a region encoding these proteins:
- a CDS encoding ABC transporter substrate-binding protein, with product MKLLPSRRGVLRGGGALALGAGPGSALTSCSTAADDGVGPDGRVTIELWHGQTDTARAAMKRLVDDFQRTHPRIRVDMGGGVLADAMLQKITAALAAGSYPDIAYVFGSDLANVARSPQTVDLTGTVGSPRVPWKNYWPSAREAVTINDRVRASPAVLDTLAVVCNKKLFKKAKIPLPEAGWTWHDFIETAKKLTDKADGGFGTGWPGVGDEDTVWRIWPLLWDLGGDFMGDDGRSIGFADQGARALGVVRDLARDKSVYIDPKPGSEQMYQVFVSGRMGMVVTGPWQLPDVRQAKIDYQVVPLPSFSGKPVTISGPDTWTVFDNGPARAKAARTFVDWLAQPAQDVRWGTDTGSLPLSRATEAMPAWREHSKGVEGLAVFTKALETARVRPAHPAYPQVSQALGQAITSVLLGRSTPAAAMRSCAEEANAALLIPR from the coding sequence ATGAAGCTCTTGCCCTCGCGCCGTGGTGTCCTGCGTGGTGGTGGAGCGCTGGCGCTGGGTGCGGGTCCGGGCTCGGCGCTGACCAGCTGCTCCACCGCGGCGGACGACGGGGTCGGCCCGGACGGGCGCGTGACCATCGAGCTGTGGCACGGCCAGACCGACACCGCACGCGCCGCCATGAAACGCCTGGTGGACGACTTCCAGCGCACCCATCCCCGCATCCGTGTCGACATGGGCGGCGGTGTTCTCGCCGACGCCATGCTTCAGAAGATCACCGCCGCGCTCGCCGCCGGCTCCTACCCGGACATCGCCTACGTCTTCGGCTCCGACCTGGCCAACGTCGCCCGCAGCCCGCAGACCGTCGACCTGACCGGGACCGTCGGCTCGCCCCGCGTCCCGTGGAAGAACTACTGGCCATCCGCCCGCGAGGCCGTCACCATCAACGACCGGGTGCGCGCCTCGCCCGCGGTGCTGGACACGCTGGCCGTGGTCTGCAACAAGAAGCTCTTCAAGAAGGCCAAGATCCCACTGCCCGAAGCGGGCTGGACCTGGCACGACTTCATCGAGACGGCCAAGAAGCTCACCGACAAGGCGGACGGCGGATTCGGCACCGGCTGGCCCGGCGTCGGCGACGAGGACACCGTCTGGCGGATCTGGCCCCTGCTGTGGGACCTGGGCGGCGACTTCATGGGCGACGACGGGCGCAGCATCGGCTTCGCCGACCAGGGTGCCCGCGCCCTGGGGGTCGTCCGGGACCTCGCCCGCGACAAGAGCGTCTACATCGACCCCAAGCCCGGCAGCGAGCAGATGTACCAGGTCTTCGTGTCCGGCCGGATGGGCATGGTGGTCACCGGCCCCTGGCAGCTCCCGGACGTCCGGCAGGCCAAGATCGACTACCAGGTGGTCCCGCTGCCCAGCTTCTCCGGCAAGCCCGTCACCATCTCAGGGCCTGACACCTGGACGGTCTTCGACAACGGGCCGGCGCGCGCCAAGGCAGCCCGCACCTTCGTCGACTGGCTCGCCCAACCCGCCCAGGACGTGCGCTGGGGCACCGATACCGGCAGCCTGCCGCTCAGCCGCGCCACCGAGGCCATGCCCGCCTGGCGCGAGCACTCCAAGGGCGTCGAGGGGCTGGCGGTGTTCACCAAGGCCCTGGAGACCGCGCGGGTCCGCCCGGCCCACCCCGCCTATCCCCAGGTCTCGCAGGCCCTGGGACAGGCCATCACCTCCGTGCTGCTGGGCAGGAGCACGCCCGCAGCCGCGATGCGCTCCTGCGCGGAGGAGGCCAACGCCGCCCTGCTCATTCCCCGCTGA
- a CDS encoding glycerol-3-phosphate dehydrogenase/oxidase: MRTAALGPEQRAEALAKMAETELDVLVVGGGIVGAGTALDAATRGLATGIVEARDWASGTSSRSSKLIHGGLRYLEMLDFALVREALKERGLLLERIAPHLVKPVPFLYPLQHKGWERLYAGAGVAMYDAMSVSSGHGRGLPTHRHLSRRHALRVAPALKRSALVGALQYYDAQVDDARFVATLVRTAAEYGTLAANRARVVGFLREGERVVGARVQDLEQGGEFEVRARQVVNATGVWTDDTQGLIAERGQFHVRASKGIHLVVPKDRINSTTGLILRTEKSVLFVIPWGRHWIIGTTDTGWDLDKAHPAASSADIDYLLDHLNSVLSVPLTRDDVQGVYAGLRPLLAGESDATSKLSREHTVAHPVPGLVVIAGGKYTTYRVMAKDAVDEAVHGLDHRVAECVTEEVRLAGAEGYSALWNGRARIAERTGLHVARVEHLLNRYGSMAEEVLDLIVADSKLGEPLPAADDYLKAEIVYACTHEGARHLDDVLTRRTRISIETFDRGALSARESAELMAPVLGWDMDQIDREVAHYEKRVEAERESQLQPDDQTADAARLGAPDIVPL, from the coding sequence GTGAGGACAGCGGCACTGGGACCGGAACAGCGTGCCGAGGCGCTGGCGAAGATGGCCGAGACCGAGTTGGACGTGCTGGTCGTCGGCGGCGGCATCGTCGGCGCCGGTACGGCACTGGACGCGGCGACGCGGGGCCTGGCCACCGGCATCGTCGAGGCGCGCGATTGGGCCTCGGGCACCTCCAGCCGCTCCAGCAAGCTGATTCACGGCGGGCTGCGCTATCTGGAGATGCTGGACTTCGCACTCGTCAGGGAAGCACTCAAGGAGCGCGGCCTGCTGCTGGAGCGCATCGCTCCGCATCTGGTCAAGCCGGTGCCCTTTCTCTATCCACTCCAGCACAAAGGCTGGGAGCGGCTGTACGCGGGCGCGGGTGTGGCGATGTATGACGCCATGTCGGTCTCTTCCGGGCACGGGCGGGGGCTGCCCACGCATCGTCACCTCAGCCGTCGTCACGCTCTGCGCGTGGCACCCGCGTTGAAGAGGAGCGCGCTGGTGGGTGCGCTCCAGTACTACGACGCGCAGGTGGACGACGCGCGTTTCGTCGCCACGCTGGTGCGCACGGCCGCCGAGTACGGCACTCTGGCGGCCAACCGCGCCCGGGTGGTCGGCTTCCTGCGCGAGGGCGAGCGGGTCGTGGGCGCGCGCGTCCAGGATCTGGAGCAGGGCGGCGAGTTCGAGGTGCGGGCCCGTCAGGTGGTCAACGCGACGGGCGTGTGGACGGACGACACGCAGGGGCTGATCGCCGAGCGCGGCCAGTTCCACGTGCGCGCCTCCAAGGGCATTCACCTGGTCGTACCGAAGGACCGCATCAACTCCACGACCGGGCTCATTCTCCGTACGGAGAAGAGCGTGCTGTTCGTCATCCCGTGGGGCCGCCACTGGATCATCGGGACGACCGACACCGGCTGGGACCTCGACAAGGCGCACCCGGCCGCCTCCAGCGCCGACATCGACTATCTGCTCGACCACCTCAACTCCGTGCTGTCCGTGCCGCTGACCCGCGACGACGTCCAGGGCGTCTACGCCGGGCTGCGGCCCCTGCTGGCGGGCGAGTCGGACGCGACGAGCAAGCTGTCGCGCGAGCACACCGTCGCCCATCCGGTGCCGGGGCTCGTGGTGATCGCGGGCGGCAAGTACACGACGTACCGGGTGATGGCCAAGGACGCCGTGGACGAGGCCGTGCACGGGCTCGACCACCGGGTCGCCGAGTGCGTCACCGAGGAGGTGCGGCTGGCGGGCGCGGAGGGCTATTCCGCGCTGTGGAACGGGCGGGCCCGCATCGCCGAGCGCACCGGCTTGCACGTGGCCCGCGTCGAGCATCTGCTCAACCGCTACGGCTCGATGGCCGAGGAGGTCCTCGACCTGATCGTCGCCGACTCCAAGCTGGGCGAGCCGCTGCCGGCGGCCGACGACTATCTGAAGGCCGAGATCGTCTACGCCTGCACCCATGAAGGCGCACGTCACCTGGACGACGTGCTGACGCGGCGCACCCGCATCTCCATCGAGACGTTCGACCGGGGTGCGCTGAGCGCACGCGAGTCCGCCGAGCTGATGGCACCCGTCCTGGGCTGGGACATGGACCAGATCGACCGCGAGGTCGCACACTACGAGAAGCGGGTCGAGGCCGAACGTGAGTCGCAGTTGCAGCCGGACGACCAGACGGCGGACGCGGCACGGCTCGGAGCACCCGACATCGTGCCGCTGTAG
- a CDS encoding carbohydrate ABC transporter permease, whose translation MTATTVGPTTTSKDTGPGAAESPTPERRRRRLPFSAWHLLLAPLALVFAVPLIWLLLSSVMTNAEINRFPPALWPSGIDLGGYRYVLGNAMFPRWFLNSLIVSAVSVAANLLFGSLGGYAFARMRFGGSKVLLMLMLATMAIPFQLTMIPTFLVMKRLGLIDTLGALIVPTLVTPFAVFLLRQFFLSLPRELEEAAWIDGCSRLRVLFTIVLPLSRPALSTVAVLTFLTTWNDLTWPLIAINHDTQYTLQLGLTTFQGQHHTKWSAVMAGNVITVLPVLLAFLGAQKSFIRSITSTGLKG comes from the coding sequence ATGACCGCCACCACGGTCGGACCGACCACCACGAGCAAGGACACCGGCCCCGGCGCCGCCGAGAGTCCCACGCCCGAACGCCGCCGCCGACGGCTGCCGTTCAGCGCCTGGCATCTGCTGCTGGCCCCGCTCGCGCTGGTGTTCGCGGTGCCGCTGATCTGGCTGCTGCTCAGCTCCGTGATGACCAACGCCGAGATCAACCGCTTCCCGCCCGCGCTGTGGCCCTCCGGGATCGACCTGGGCGGCTACCGCTATGTGCTGGGCAACGCGATGTTCCCGCGCTGGTTCCTCAACTCGCTGATCGTCTCGGCCGTCTCGGTCGCGGCCAACCTGCTGTTCGGCTCGCTGGGCGGATACGCCTTCGCCCGGATGCGGTTCGGCGGGTCGAAGGTGCTGCTGATGCTGATGCTGGCCACGATGGCCATCCCCTTCCAGCTCACGATGATCCCGACGTTCCTGGTCATGAAGCGGCTCGGGCTCATCGACACCCTCGGCGCACTGATCGTGCCCACGCTGGTGACGCCCTTCGCGGTGTTCCTGCTGCGGCAGTTCTTCCTCTCGCTGCCCCGGGAGCTGGAGGAGGCCGCCTGGATCGACGGCTGCTCGCGGCTGCGGGTGCTGTTCACCATCGTGCTGCCGCTGTCCCGCCCCGCGCTGAGCACCGTCGCCGTACTCACCTTCCTGACCACCTGGAACGACCTGACCTGGCCGCTGATCGCCATCAACCACGACACGCAATACACCCTCCAACTGGGCCTGACCACCTTCCAGGGCCAGCACCACACCAAGTGGTCGGCCGTCATGGCCGGGAACGTGATCACCGTGCTGCCCGTCCTGCTGGCCTTCCTCGGTGCGCAGAAGTCGTTCATCCGCTCCATCACTTCCACGGGGCTCAAGGGCTGA
- a CDS encoding serine/threonine-protein kinase, protein MSEDAGRLVGGRYRLGEVLGRGGMGTVWRGEDEILGRRVAVKELRFPSSVDEEEKQRLITRTLREAKAIARIRSGSAITVFDVVNEDSRPWIVMELVEGRSLADKIKEDGPLDPQRTAEVGLAILDVLRAAHREGILHRDVKPSNVLLEDVTGRVVLTDFGIAKVEGDPSVTSTGMLVGAPSYISPERARGKPPGPPADLWSLGGLLFAAVEGRPPYDKGSAISTLTAVMTEPVPVSRNAGELSEVIAGLLVKDPEKRLDVDGARVLLEPVAFGMTSAPKGAGADGGSPNTRTSVLPAVPASSSGTGRGGAQGSGSGHGRRKRRSEGASSGERLRGALKSVRNAASAAGAGTAASGTGTGTGSDAGSGSGGVSGPGTRPGGARTGSGAGPSTPASAGPPPSAPPVPSSPPGRASGHPAPPTKPPSTPSFRKAGDSAPKHAGGQSGRRAAGQQPGAAPSASSAGGRRGSGAVGAQGPGASSGQEQGALPTSATGSGGRALPPESGGSGAINSLRDLRELPELRKGVPARMVAIGVAAVVAVIVIIVLIATAASGDDEDPGKDKGSSSADDGKGGAGAKGAQKESDTSDGAKDQGGEEKADDKPEEKKPAKPAKPAFPAGYAKVTDGRFHFAMALPEGWKRTGIAGQNSGGKYGASSGSLPKIQVDYNGSPSSDAAGAWRSLEPAVKKSSPGFRSLGIKEVGWRGYPTVADWQFTRQENGKKVRVLNRGFKADENSGYAIMITCKADGWQDKSCKTLRETAFKTFKPQG, encoded by the coding sequence ATGAGCGAGGACGCGGGACGGCTGGTAGGCGGGCGCTATCGGCTCGGGGAGGTCCTCGGGCGCGGCGGGATGGGCACCGTCTGGCGCGGCGAGGACGAAATCCTGGGCCGCCGGGTCGCGGTGAAAGAGCTTCGGTTCCCCTCCAGCGTCGACGAGGAGGAGAAGCAGCGGCTCATCACCCGCACCCTGCGTGAGGCCAAGGCGATCGCCCGCATCCGCAGCGGCAGCGCCATCACCGTCTTCGACGTCGTGAACGAGGACAGCCGGCCCTGGATCGTCATGGAGCTGGTCGAGGGCCGCTCGCTGGCTGACAAGATCAAGGAGGACGGTCCGCTGGATCCGCAGCGGACCGCCGAGGTCGGCCTCGCCATCCTCGACGTGCTGCGCGCCGCGCACCGCGAGGGGATCCTCCACCGCGATGTGAAGCCCTCCAACGTGCTCCTGGAGGATGTGACGGGCCGGGTGGTCCTCACCGACTTCGGCATCGCGAAGGTCGAGGGCGACCCGTCCGTCACCTCCACCGGCATGCTTGTCGGCGCCCCCTCCTACATCTCGCCCGAGCGGGCCCGCGGCAAGCCCCCTGGCCCCCCGGCCGACCTGTGGTCGCTGGGCGGGCTGCTGTTCGCCGCCGTCGAGGGCCGCCCGCCCTACGACAAGGGCTCGGCGATCTCGACCCTGACGGCCGTCATGACGGAGCCGGTGCCCGTCTCGCGGAACGCGGGCGAGCTGAGCGAGGTCATCGCCGGGCTGCTCGTGAAGGATCCCGAGAAGCGGCTCGATGTGGACGGGGCCCGGGTGCTGCTGGAGCCCGTCGCCTTCGGCATGACGAGCGCGCCCAAGGGCGCCGGCGCGGACGGCGGCTCGCCCAACACCCGCACCTCCGTGCTGCCCGCCGTGCCCGCGTCGTCCTCCGGGACGGGCCGTGGCGGCGCCCAGGGCTCCGGTTCCGGGCATGGGCGCCGTAAGCGGCGTTCGGAGGGCGCGAGTTCGGGAGAGCGGCTGCGCGGGGCGCTGAAGTCCGTACGGAACGCGGCCTCGGCGGCGGGCGCGGGCACCGCGGCTTCCGGCACAGGCACTGGCACTGGTTCTGACGCCGGCTCCGGCTCCGGCGGTGTCTCCGGCCCCGGCACACGGCCTGGCGGCGCCCGGACCGGGAGCGGCGCGGGTCCGTCCACGCCCGCCTCCGCCGGGCCGCCCCCGTCGGCGCCACCGGTGCCCTCGTCACCGCCCGGCCGGGCCTCCGGCCACCCCGCGCCGCCCACGAAGCCGCCGTCGACCCCCTCGTTCCGCAAGGCCGGTGACAGCGCGCCCAAGCACGCGGGCGGCCAGAGCGGGCGCAGGGCCGCCGGGCAGCAGCCCGGCGCGGCGCCGTCCGCGTCGTCGGCCGGCGGCCGGCGGGGATCGGGAGCCGTCGGCGCGCAGGGCCCCGGCGCGTCTTCCGGGCAGGAGCAGGGCGCGCTGCCGACGTCGGCCACCGGCAGCGGGGGCAGGGCGCTGCCGCCCGAGAGCGGCGGCAGCGGGGCGATCAACTCGCTGCGCGACCTGCGGGAGCTGCCCGAGCTGCGCAAGGGCGTGCCCGCCCGGATGGTGGCCATCGGTGTGGCCGCCGTCGTCGCGGTCATCGTCATCATCGTGCTGATCGCCACGGCCGCCAGCGGCGACGACGAGGACCCGGGCAAGGACAAGGGCTCCTCCAGCGCCGACGACGGCAAGGGCGGCGCGGGCGCCAAGGGCGCCCAGAAGGAGAGCGACACCTCGGACGGCGCCAAGGACCAGGGCGGCGAGGAGAAGGCCGACGACAAGCCCGAGGAGAAAAAGCCCGCCAAGCCCGCCAAGCCCGCTTTCCCCGCCGGGTACGCGAAGGTCACGGACGGCAGGTTCCACTTCGCCATGGCGCTGCCCGAGGGCTGGAAGCGCACCGGTATCGCCGGCCAGAACTCGGGCGGGAAGTACGGAGCTTCGAGCGGCAGCCTGCCCAAGATCCAGGTGGACTACAACGGCAGCCCCTCGTCCGACGCCGCCGGCGCCTGGCGCAGCCTGGAGCCTGCCGTCAAGAAGTCCAGCCCCGGATTCCGGTCGCTGGGCATCAAGGAGGTCGGCTGGCGCGGCTACCCGACCGTGGCCGACTGGCAGTTCACCCGCCAGGAGAACGGCAAGAAGGTCCGCGTCCTCAACCGGGGCTTCAAGGCCGACGAGAACAGCGGCTACGCCATCATGATCACCTGCAAGGCCGACGGCTGGCAGGACAAGTCCTGCAAGACCCTGCGCGAGACAGCCTTCAAGACCTTCAAGCCCCAGGGCTGA
- a CDS encoding alpha-glucosidase/alpha-galactosidase: MSTKIAFIGAGSVVFTQGLLADLFAFPELKNAHIALHDIDAERLETAEAAARQIASVRGADPLVTAHAERRPALEDADFVINIVQIGMGEATRTDFDIPARYGVRQTIGDTLGVGGIFRALRTFPHLRELGQDIAEVCPRAWLLNYTNPMAMNVQYLTQATGLTRVVGLCHSVYWTMRDLADLVSVPFEEITYRAAGVNHQAWVLQFERDGVDLYPRLDARIAEDEQLRRRVRVDMYRRLGFYPTETSEHSSEYVPWYLHHDSEVERLRLPVGDYLGIVEENVAAYEQTRAALAAGKPLEVEGSMEYAPQIIHSIVTGTPRTVYGNVPNNGLVENLPAHGVVEVPCLVDGSGVQPTRAGALPPQLAALNRTYLSANDLVVRAALEDSPIRVRQAAMADPATAAALPVERIWALCDDMTEAHAERLQPALRAQLGS, translated from the coding sequence ATGAGTACCAAGATCGCCTTCATCGGCGCCGGCAGCGTCGTCTTCACCCAGGGCCTGCTGGCGGACCTCTTCGCCTTCCCCGAGCTGAAGAACGCCCACATCGCGCTGCACGACATCGACGCCGAACGCCTGGAGACGGCCGAGGCCGCGGCCCGGCAGATCGCGTCGGTGCGCGGCGCCGATCCGCTGGTGACCGCGCACGCCGAGCGCCGCCCCGCGCTGGAGGACGCCGACTTCGTCATCAACATCGTCCAGATCGGCATGGGCGAGGCCACCCGCACCGACTTCGACATCCCCGCGCGCTACGGGGTGCGCCAGACCATCGGCGACACCCTCGGCGTCGGCGGCATCTTCCGCGCGCTGCGCACCTTCCCGCACCTGCGGGAGCTCGGCCAGGACATCGCCGAGGTGTGCCCGCGCGCCTGGCTGCTCAACTACACCAACCCGATGGCCATGAACGTCCAGTACCTCACCCAGGCCACCGGCCTGACCCGGGTGGTGGGCCTGTGCCACTCGGTGTACTGGACGATGCGCGACCTCGCCGACCTGGTGAGCGTGCCCTTCGAGGAGATCACCTACCGCGCCGCTGGCGTCAACCACCAGGCGTGGGTGCTCCAGTTCGAGCGCGACGGCGTCGACCTCTACCCCCGGCTGGACGCGCGGATCGCCGAGGACGAGCAGCTGCGCAGGCGGGTGCGCGTCGACATGTACCGGCGCCTGGGCTTCTACCCGACCGAGACCAGCGAGCACTCCAGCGAGTACGTGCCCTGGTACCTGCACCACGACAGCGAGGTCGAACGGCTGCGGCTGCCGGTGGGCGACTACCTCGGCATCGTCGAGGAGAACGTCGCCGCCTACGAGCAGACCCGCGCGGCCCTCGCTGCCGGGAAGCCGCTGGAGGTCGAGGGCAGCATGGAGTACGCCCCGCAGATCATCCACAGCATCGTCACCGGCACCCCACGCACCGTCTACGGCAACGTGCCCAACAACGGCCTCGTCGAGAACCTCCCCGCCCACGGCGTCGTCGAGGTGCCCTGCCTGGTGGACGGCTCGGGGGTGCAGCCCACCCGCGCCGGCGCCCTGCCCCCGCAGCTGGCCGCGCTGAACCGCACCTATCTGAGCGCGAACGACCTGGTCGTACGCGCCGCCCTGGAGGACTCCCCCATCCGCGTCCGCCAGGCCGCCATGGCCGACCCGGCCACCGCGGCGGCCCTCCCGGTCGAGCGGATATGGGCCCTGTGCGACGACATGACCGAAGCCCACGCCGAGCGCCTCCAGCCCGCCCTGCGCGCCCAGCTGGGCAGCTGA
- a CDS encoding carbohydrate ABC transporter permease, translating to MPPTPAPITVSPTPAQRSPRRARRRESMTAWAWISPAVLIILGLSVVPVIWSLLLSFQANDLVTPSRWVGLDNYRALAADPHFSEAVRNTLLYTVLYVPLSLAGGLTLALALNRRIRLVGIYRTLIFVPFVISATAQGVLFSFILDPEFGAANSVLSRLGVSSQGFLTDPKQALLVLVAITLWSGTGFCVVVYLAALQDVPQSLIEAARLDGAGRLHLLRHVTLPTLTPVTVFLVLWQIIQSLQVFDLVYVTTKGGPLGSTTVIVYFIWEQAFKSFTAGYGAAAAYVLAVALCLAGGVMRLVSGRAARREEGAAR from the coding sequence ATGCCGCCAACTCCTGCCCCGATCACGGTGTCGCCCACACCCGCACAGCGGTCCCCGCGCCGGGCCCGCCGCCGCGAGTCGATGACCGCCTGGGCGTGGATATCGCCCGCCGTACTGATCATCCTCGGCCTCAGCGTCGTCCCGGTTATCTGGTCGCTGCTGCTGTCCTTCCAGGCCAACGACCTGGTCACCCCCAGCCGCTGGGTCGGCCTGGACAACTACCGCGCGCTGGCCGCCGACCCGCACTTCAGCGAGGCCGTACGCAACACCCTGCTGTACACGGTGCTGTATGTGCCGCTCAGCCTCGCCGGCGGGCTGACGCTCGCGCTGGCGCTGAACCGGCGCATCCGGCTGGTCGGGATCTACCGCACGCTGATCTTCGTCCCGTTCGTGATCTCCGCCACCGCCCAGGGCGTCCTCTTCTCCTTCATCCTCGACCCCGAGTTCGGCGCCGCCAACTCGGTGCTCTCCCGCCTCGGGGTCTCCTCCCAGGGCTTCTTGACCGACCCCAAACAGGCGCTGCTGGTGCTGGTCGCCATCACGCTGTGGAGCGGCACCGGCTTCTGCGTCGTCGTCTACCTCGCCGCGCTCCAGGACGTACCGCAGTCGCTGATCGAGGCCGCGCGGCTGGACGGCGCCGGGCGTCTGCACCTGCTGCGCCATGTCACCCTGCCGACGCTCACGCCGGTGACGGTGTTCCTGGTGCTGTGGCAGATCATCCAGTCCCTCCAGGTGTTCGACCTGGTCTACGTCACCACCAAGGGCGGGCCGCTCGGCTCGACCACGGTGATCGTCTACTTCATCTGGGAACAGGCGTTCAAGAGCTTCACCGCCGGGTACGGGGCCGCCGCCGCATATGTGCTGGCCGTCGCGCTGTGCCTGGCCGGCGGCGTGATGCGGCTCGTCTCGGGCCGCGCGGCACGGCGCGAGGAAGGAGCCGCACGATGA
- a CDS encoding nucleotide sugar dehydrogenase, with protein MPADLAVIGLAHSGLPLAQAATASGIGTIGYDPDKTAVAEISAGRPPGDAALTPAEVRRMLAKGFRAETDPSVLGRVRTTVICAPTALGADRALDMSAVRTAARTLAAQLRPRATVIVESSVYPGTTEDVVRPLLEEGSGLRAGRDFHLACSPSRVDPGNRVHGYRNIPKVIGGLTPACTEAAAAFYGRITDKVVRARGPREAETAKLLETNYRQINIALMNEMSVFCHDLGIDLWDVVRCAETKPFGFQPFRPGPGVGGPGVPLDPNYLPYHSRSLGYPLRMVELAQEVNERMPRYVSQRAAALLNEHGKSARGARILLLGVTYKPDLASQEGAPAREVATRLLELGAQLSYHDPFVPQWRVAGRPVPRADSLYEAAAAADLTLLLQNHRTYDLQGLAAKAQLLLDTRGASPTGAAHRL; from the coding sequence ATGCCCGCAGATCTCGCCGTTATCGGACTCGCCCATTCAGGGTTGCCGCTCGCCCAGGCCGCCACGGCGAGCGGAATCGGCACCATCGGGTACGACCCCGACAAAACCGCAGTCGCCGAAATCAGCGCTGGCCGCCCGCCGGGTGACGCGGCGTTGACCCCCGCCGAAGTGCGCCGGATGCTCGCCAAAGGATTCCGCGCCGAAACCGATCCCTCGGTCCTCGGACGCGTCCGCACCACCGTCATCTGCGCCCCCACCGCCCTCGGCGCCGACCGGGCGCTCGACATGAGCGCCGTGCGCACCGCGGCGCGCACCCTCGCCGCCCAGCTGCGCCCCCGCGCCACCGTCATCGTCGAATCGAGCGTCTACCCGGGCACCACCGAGGACGTCGTACGCCCTCTCCTGGAAGAGGGCTCAGGGCTCCGCGCCGGCCGGGACTTCCACCTCGCCTGCTCCCCCAGCCGCGTCGACCCGGGCAACCGCGTCCACGGATACCGCAACATCCCCAAGGTCATCGGCGGCCTCACCCCCGCCTGCACCGAGGCGGCAGCCGCCTTCTACGGACGGATCACCGACAAGGTCGTCCGCGCCCGCGGACCGCGCGAGGCCGAGACCGCCAAGCTGCTGGAGACCAACTACCGGCAGATCAACATCGCCCTGATGAACGAGATGTCCGTCTTCTGCCACGACCTCGGCATCGACCTGTGGGACGTGGTGCGCTGCGCCGAGACCAAGCCGTTCGGCTTCCAGCCCTTCCGCCCCGGCCCCGGCGTCGGCGGCCCCGGCGTGCCGCTCGACCCCAACTACCTGCCGTACCACAGCCGTTCCCTCGGCTATCCGCTACGCATGGTGGAACTCGCGCAAGAAGTCAACGAACGCATGCCGCGCTACGTCTCCCAGCGGGCGGCTGCGCTCTTGAACGAGCACGGCAAGTCCGCGCGGGGCGCGCGGATCCTGCTGCTCGGCGTCACCTACAAACCCGACCTGGCCAGCCAGGAGGGCGCCCCCGCGCGGGAGGTCGCCACGCGCCTGTTGGAGCTGGGCGCCCAGCTCAGCTACCACGATCCGTTCGTGCCCCAGTGGCGCGTGGCGGGCCGGCCCGTACCCCGCGCCGACTCCCTCTACGAGGCCGCCGCCGCGGCGGACCTCACGCTGCTGTTGCAGAACCACCGCACCTATGATTTGCAGGGGCTCGCTGCGAAGGCCCAGCTCTTGCTCGACACCCGAGGCGCCAGCCCCACGGGTGCGGCCCACCGTTTGTGA
- a CDS encoding carbohydrate kinase family protein — protein MSHTFDLLVIGDANPDVIVGPLTEPLAFGQREQLVGSGALTLGGSAAITACGAARLGLSVRFAGRVGNDPAGHFVRDALGSAGVDTEALRLDPGLSTPLTVAVTGTGDDRAILTSPGTLAATTGDDVPPDLLATARHVHAGSYFLMPRLAAALPALFKTARSHGATTSLDTGDDPSGRWEPEGPAAVFAETDYLLPNAREAVRLAGPGTGSQGQAAALLASRGPVAVVKNGADGALAHDGRGMVTTRGIPVTFRDAVGAGDSFDAGFLAATLYGMPLREALEVAAVCGALSTRATGGTPAQATWDEAICHVPSATQASFVTVNGKNVS, from the coding sequence ATGTCGCACACCTTTGACCTGCTCGTCATCGGAGACGCCAACCCCGACGTCATCGTCGGCCCGCTGACCGAGCCACTCGCCTTCGGACAGCGCGAACAGCTCGTCGGCTCCGGTGCGCTCACCCTCGGCGGCTCCGCCGCCATCACCGCCTGCGGCGCGGCCCGCCTCGGGCTCTCCGTCCGCTTCGCCGGACGGGTCGGCAACGACCCCGCCGGGCACTTCGTGCGCGACGCGCTGGGCAGCGCCGGCGTCGACACCGAAGCCCTGCGCCTCGACCCGGGGCTGTCCACCCCGCTCACCGTCGCCGTGACCGGCACGGGCGACGACCGCGCGATCCTCACCAGCCCCGGCACGCTGGCCGCCACCACCGGTGACGACGTGCCGCCGGACCTGCTGGCCACGGCCCGGCACGTGCACGCCGGCTCCTACTTCCTGATGCCCCGGCTGGCCGCCGCCTTGCCCGCGCTGTTCAAGACGGCGCGCTCGCACGGCGCCACGACCTCCCTGGACACCGGTGACGACCCCTCGGGGCGCTGGGAGCCGGAGGGCCCTGCCGCCGTCTTCGCCGAGACCGACTACCTGCTGCCCAACGCACGGGAGGCCGTCCGGCTCGCGGGCCCCGGCACCGGCTCGCAGGGCCAGGCCGCGGCACTGCTGGCGTCGCGCGGCCCGGTGGCCGTCGTCAAGAACGGCGCGGACGGTGCCCTGGCCCACGACGGCCGCGGCATGGTCACCACCCGCGGCATCCCCGTCACCTTCCGCGACGCGGTCGGCGCCGGCGACAGCTTCGACGCCGGGTTCCTCGCCGCCACCTTGTACGGAATGCCGCTGCGCGAGGCGCTGGAGGTGGCCGCCGTCTGCGGTGCGCTGTCCACCCGCGCCACCGGCGGCACCCCGGCGCAGGCCACCTGGGACGAGGCCATCTGCCACGTTCCGTCGGCCACTCAGGCCTCCTTCGTCACCGTCAACGGAAAGAACGTCTCATGA